The following proteins are co-located in the Acidicapsa acidisoli genome:
- a CDS encoding VOC family protein: protein MSNSLRLSAAAHVAFVPISDKDKALAFYRDQLGLAFIEDQSPFALIFDLDGTTFRVTFAGEFKPQPFTILGWQVSDIAATVGELTDAGVTFNRYPGMNDSHPLAIWTAPGGTQVAWFNDPFGNVLSLQQNPGN from the coding sequence ATGTCTAATTCTCTCAGGCTCTCCGCTGCAGCCCACGTTGCGTTTGTTCCGATCAGCGACAAGGACAAAGCCCTCGCCTTCTATCGCGACCAGCTTGGCCTCGCGTTCATTGAAGATCAAAGCCCATTTGCGCTCATCTTCGATCTCGACGGCACTACGTTCCGGGTTACGTTCGCAGGCGAGTTCAAACCCCAGCCCTTTACTATCCTTGGCTGGCAGGTTTCCGATATTGCAGCGACCGTTGGCGAACTCACGGATGCTGGAGTGACCTTTAACCGATATCCCGGCATGAATGACAGCCACCCGCTAGCCATCTGGACGGCACCGGGAGGTACGCAGGTGGCCTGGTTCAACGATCCGTTTGGCAATGTGCTCAGCCTTCAGCAGAACCCCGGTAATTGA